One window of Siniperca chuatsi isolate FFG_IHB_CAS linkage group LG15, ASM2008510v1, whole genome shotgun sequence genomic DNA carries:
- the gng2 gene encoding guanine nucleotide-binding protein G(I)/G(S)/G(O) subunit gamma-2: MASNNTASIAQARKLVEQLKMEANIDRIKVSKAAADLMSYCEAHAKEDPLLSPVPASENPFREKKFFCAIL, encoded by the exons ATGGCGAGCAATAACACAGCCAGCATCGCACAAGCCAGGAAGCTGGTGGAACAGCTGAAGATGGAAGCCAACATTGACAGGATAAAG GTgtcaaaagcagcagcagacttAATGTCATACTGCGAAGCCCATGCCAAAGAGGACCCTCTGTTATCGCCAGTGCCAGCGTCAGAGAACCCGTTCAGGGAGAAGAAGTTCTTCTGTGCCATCCTGTAA